Proteins from a genomic interval of Thamnophis elegans isolate rThaEle1 chromosome 2, rThaEle1.pri, whole genome shotgun sequence:
- the LOC116523812 gene encoding taste receptor type 1 member 2-like codes for MLLLLPIQLFLLQFISQIPCASMLVKCPFKVIIEEKEWFHYYKPGDYWITAIMYGMSSRLYEFSFSKPPTHQLISENTYFHLLPFLLAVHEVNQNSRLLPNITLGYNIYQNFFSVRMTYEAMLDVLSTGQESIPNYSCGRQKNLLAVLEEMDSELFNHISNVLSIYKIPQV; via the exons ATGTTGTTGCTGCTGCCTATACAGCTCTTTCTGCTTCAGTTTATATCTCAAATTCCCTGTGCCAGTATGCTGGTGAAATGTCCATTTAAGGTGAtaatagaagaaaaggaatggTTCCATTACTACAAACCAGGAGACTACTGGATTACTGCTATAATGTATGGAATGTCATCTCGATTGTATGAATTTTCATTCTCCAAGCCTCCAACCCACCAACTGATAAG TGAAAACACCTACTTCCACCTTCTGCCCTTCTTGTTGGCTGTTCATGAGGTCAACCAGAATTCAAGGCTCTTACCCAACATCACCTTGGGCTACAACATCTATCAGAATTTTTTCAGTGTAAGAATGACATATGAGGCCATGCTGGATGTGCTGTCTACAGGACAAGAGAGCATCCCAAACTACAGTTGTGGAAGACAAAAGAACCTGCTAGCAGTTCTTGAAGAGATGGATTCTGAACTATTTAATCATATTTCTAATGTCTTGAGCATctataaaattccacaggtatAG